From a single Paraburkholderia sp. D15 genomic region:
- the queD gene encoding 6-carboxytetrahydropterin synthase QueD, with product MTITRKLEFDAGHRIPDHRSQCRNLHGHRYVLEITLQGDLVDTEGAPDRGMVMDFADVKSLAVEHLVDRWDHAFLVYEGDTQVRGFLETMAGHKTVVLDRIPTVENLAAVAFDILANVYDAHYGVNLRLHKVRLYETPNCWADVVRD from the coding sequence CTGACGATTACACGAAAACTCGAATTCGACGCGGGTCACCGCATCCCCGATCACCGCAGCCAGTGCCGCAATCTGCACGGGCATCGCTACGTGCTCGAAATCACGCTGCAAGGCGATCTGGTCGACACCGAAGGCGCGCCCGATCGCGGCATGGTGATGGACTTCGCCGACGTCAAGTCGCTGGCCGTCGAGCATCTGGTCGACCGCTGGGACCACGCGTTTCTGGTCTATGAAGGCGACACGCAGGTGCGCGGCTTTCTGGAGACCATGGCCGGTCACAAGACCGTCGTGCTCGACCGTATTCCGACCGTCGAAAATCTGGCCGCCGTCGCGTTCGACATTCTCGCGAACGTCTACGACGCGCACTATGGCGTGAATCTGCGTCTGCACAAGGTGCGGTTGTACGAGACGCCGAATTGCTGGGCCGACGTGGTCCGCGATTAA
- a CDS encoding aldolase/citrate lyase family protein → MSTFTNPLKQRLKETDPLFGLWLSLGSDAAAEALAHAGYDWLLIDMEHAPNDSGDVTSQLRAIAAAHLPSEPVVRVPASEAWLVKRVLDAGARTLMFPNIESAEEAAQAVRLTRYPGADAPDGQRGVAGVVRAAGYGMRRDYVQTANAQIATIVQIESARGLQEVEKIAATPGVDCLFVGPADLAASLGHLGDSKHADVQAAMARIVSAAQHAGIAAGIFAMDVASARQHRDAGFRFIALAADVIWMLRATRQALQEVRS, encoded by the coding sequence ATGAGCACCTTCACCAATCCCCTCAAGCAGCGTCTCAAGGAAACCGATCCATTGTTCGGTTTGTGGCTGTCGCTCGGCAGCGATGCGGCCGCCGAGGCGCTCGCGCATGCCGGCTACGACTGGCTGCTGATCGACATGGAACACGCGCCGAACGATAGCGGCGACGTCACCTCGCAATTGCGCGCGATTGCCGCCGCGCATCTGCCGAGCGAACCCGTGGTGCGCGTGCCCGCCAGCGAGGCGTGGCTCGTCAAGCGCGTGCTGGATGCCGGCGCGCGCACGCTGATGTTCCCGAACATCGAATCCGCGGAAGAAGCGGCGCAGGCCGTGCGCCTCACGCGGTATCCGGGCGCCGATGCGCCCGACGGTCAGCGTGGCGTCGCCGGCGTCGTGCGCGCGGCGGGCTACGGCATGCGGCGCGATTACGTGCAGACCGCCAACGCGCAGATTGCGACCATCGTGCAGATCGAGTCGGCGCGCGGTCTGCAGGAAGTGGAAAAGATCGCAGCGACGCCGGGCGTCGATTGCCTGTTCGTCGGACCGGCCGATCTGGCCGCGAGCCTCGGTCATCTCGGCGATTCGAAGCATGCCGACGTGCAGGCGGCGATGGCGCGCATCGTCAGCGCCGCCCAACACGCCGGCATCGCCGCCGGCATTTTTGCCATGGACGTCGCGAGTGCCCGGCAGCATCGCGATGCAGGTTTTCGGTTTATCGCTCTGGCCGCCGACGTCATCTGGATGTTGCGCGCGACTCGCCAGGCGTTGCAGGAGGTGAGGTCATGA
- a CDS encoding tetratricopeptide repeat protein yields MKGKVRCAAMRAALSAALLAGAAASMTASMAAQAQGNVAKSNDPQTQTAVADYNAGNFGAALTEFRKAAEHGSRLAEFNYAMMLLNGEGTTANVDEGKKWLRKAADANMSHAQYVYGKMYDDGEFVGRDPVEAHRWFLKAAQQGHVQAELALANQFLDGRGTGRDNKQAFVWYKKAAQGGDMTAQYVAGSFYERGGDGVEKNLNVARAYYAAAAAQGDPAARLKYQQLSAQLRDQQEVKPQ; encoded by the coding sequence ATGAAGGGGAAGGTACGGTGCGCCGCGATGCGTGCGGCGCTGAGCGCAGCGTTGCTGGCGGGTGCGGCGGCGAGCATGACGGCAAGCATGGCCGCTCAGGCGCAGGGCAATGTCGCGAAGTCCAACGATCCGCAGACGCAGACGGCGGTCGCGGATTACAACGCGGGCAATTTCGGCGCGGCGCTGACCGAGTTCCGCAAGGCGGCCGAACACGGCAGCCGGCTCGCCGAGTTCAACTACGCGATGATGCTGCTGAACGGCGAAGGCACCACGGCGAACGTCGACGAGGGCAAGAAATGGCTGCGCAAGGCCGCCGACGCCAACATGTCGCACGCGCAATACGTGTACGGCAAGATGTATGACGATGGCGAGTTCGTCGGGCGCGATCCGGTCGAGGCGCATCGCTGGTTCCTCAAGGCCGCGCAGCAGGGCCACGTGCAGGCGGAGCTGGCGCTGGCCAATCAGTTCCTCGATGGACGCGGCACCGGGCGCGACAACAAGCAGGCGTTCGTCTGGTACAAGAAGGCGGCTCAGGGCGGCGATATGACCGCGCAGTACGTGGCCGGCTCGTTCTATGAGCGTGGTGGCGACGGTGTCGAAAAGAATCTCAACGTGGCGCGCGCGTATTACGCGGCGGCGGCGGCGCAAGGCGATCCGGCGGCGCGGCTCAAGTACCAGCAGCTCAGCGCGCAGTTGAGGGATCAACAGGAAGTGAAGCCGCAGTAA
- the rodA gene encoding rod shape-determining protein RodA, whose amino-acid sequence MQFDKRAWLDRIKRMFAGFDRPLALIVFLLLCVGIVTLYSASLDVPGRVEDQLRNIMLTFVLMWALANVPPTTLMRFAVPLYTFGIALLVAVALFGLTRKGAKRWINVGVVIQPSEILKIATPLMLAWYYQRREGVMRWYDYLVGFVILAVPVGLIAKQPDLGTAVLVFAAGLFVIYFAGLSFKLIVPVLIAAVIGVAAIATFQDKICQPEVQWPLMHDYQKHRICTLLDPTSDPLGKGFHTIQAVIAIGSGGPLGKGWLKGTQAHLEFIPEKHTDFIFAVFSEEFGLAGGVVLLTLYMLLIARGLYIAANGATLFGRLLAGSLTMAFFTYAFVNIGMVSGILPVVGVPLPFMSYGGTALTTLGVAVGLIMSVARQKRLMQS is encoded by the coding sequence ATGCAATTCGACAAGCGCGCCTGGCTCGACCGCATCAAGCGGATGTTCGCGGGCTTCGACCGTCCGCTCGCGCTGATCGTGTTTCTGCTGCTGTGCGTCGGCATCGTCACGCTGTATAGCGCGAGTCTGGACGTGCCCGGCCGCGTGGAAGACCAGTTGCGCAACATCATGCTGACCTTCGTGCTGATGTGGGCGCTTGCCAATGTGCCACCCACCACGCTGATGCGCTTCGCCGTCCCGCTCTACACTTTCGGGATCGCGTTACTGGTCGCGGTCGCGCTGTTCGGGCTCACGCGCAAGGGCGCGAAGCGCTGGATCAACGTCGGCGTGGTGATCCAGCCGTCCGAGATCCTGAAGATCGCCACGCCCTTGATGCTCGCCTGGTACTACCAGCGGCGCGAAGGCGTGATGCGCTGGTACGACTATCTGGTCGGTTTCGTGATCCTCGCGGTGCCGGTCGGCCTGATCGCCAAGCAGCCGGACCTCGGCACCGCCGTGCTGGTGTTCGCGGCGGGCCTCTTCGTGATCTACTTCGCCGGCCTGAGTTTCAAGCTGATCGTGCCGGTGCTGATCGCGGCCGTGATCGGCGTCGCGGCGATCGCGACGTTCCAGGACAAGATCTGTCAGCCCGAAGTGCAATGGCCGCTGATGCACGACTATCAGAAGCACCGCATCTGCACGCTGCTCGACCCGACCTCGGACCCGCTCGGCAAGGGCTTCCACACGATTCAGGCGGTGATCGCGATCGGCTCGGGCGGCCCGCTCGGCAAGGGCTGGCTGAAGGGCACCCAGGCGCATCTGGAGTTCATTCCGGAGAAGCACACCGACTTCATTTTCGCGGTGTTCTCGGAGGAATTCGGTCTGGCGGGGGGCGTCGTGCTGCTGACGCTCTACATGCTGCTGATCGCGCGCGGGCTGTATATCGCGGCCAATGGCGCGACGCTGTTCGGGCGCCTGCTGGCGGGCTCGCTGACCATGGCGTTCTTCACCTATGCGTTCGTCAATATCGGCATGGTGAGCGGCATTCTGCCGGTGGTCGGCGTACCGTTGCCGTTCATGAGTTACGGCGGTACGGCACTGACGACGCTGGGTGTCGCGGTCGGCCTCATCATGAGCGTCGCGCGGCAGAAGCGGTTGATGCAGAGCTAG
- the mrdA gene encoding penicillin-binding protein 2, with product MTEFKDTQQQLSKFRLRVAAAGLFVFVCFGLIGFRFLFLQVWHYSKYSLQADENRISVAPIVPNRGIITDRNGVVLAKNYSAYTLEITPSKLNDSLENVIDNLATVVSIDARDRRRFKKLQEDSKNFESLPIRTRLTDDEVARFTAQRFRFPGVEVRARLFRQYPLGPTAAHVIGYIGRISQRDQDRIDDASDQNDSDPDHYDPRLDANNYKGTDYIGKIGVEQSYETELHGQTGFEEVEVTAGGRPVRTLSRTQATPGNNLVLSLDIGLQQVAEQAFAGRRGALVAIEPATGDVLAFVSAPSFDPNSFVDGIDQQTWDDLNNSPDHPLLNRPLHGTYPPGSTYKPFMALAALTLHKRTPGWGFQDPGSYTFGGHTFRNDVRSGQGWVDMNRAIVVSNDTYFYMLAHDLGVNNIANFMKPWGFGQITGIDISGEARGILPSTEWKRKAYRKPEQQRWYEGETISLGIGQGYNSFTILQLAHATATLANNGIVMKPHLVRDIENPITKDTRAVVRDPSDKIAVKQSDIDIIKRAMEGVVTNGTASKLFIGAQYQAAGKTGTAQVYSLQGANYKGHAVAEHLRDHALFIAFAPVDQPKIAVALIVENGGWGAEAAGPIARKVLDYYLVGKNKPGAEAAAVAAAASATQDASAPEVGGAPEPDAGAQPVKIAAGFTALPIPGAASAAAAASAASAAAAASAPVAGSSTAPAGAATGPAGASGAKGMKTAGKARSASSVTPASSADAAGTDTGTAAAKNSPPRKPSTPHKPRPASEPAPTATAPSRDDGTDATSPRQPATGGIDE from the coding sequence ATGACCGAATTCAAGGACACTCAGCAACAGCTCTCGAAGTTCCGCCTGCGCGTCGCGGCGGCGGGCCTGTTCGTGTTCGTCTGCTTCGGGCTGATCGGCTTCCGCTTCCTGTTCCTGCAGGTCTGGCACTACAGCAAATACTCGCTGCAGGCCGATGAAAACCGCATTTCGGTCGCGCCGATCGTGCCGAACCGCGGCATCATCACCGACCGGAACGGCGTGGTGCTGGCCAAGAACTACTCGGCGTACACGCTGGAAATCACGCCATCGAAGCTGAACGACTCGCTCGAAAACGTGATCGACAATCTGGCCACGGTCGTGTCGATCGACGCGCGCGACCGCCGCCGCTTCAAGAAGCTGCAGGAAGACTCGAAGAACTTCGAAAGCCTGCCGATCCGCACCCGTCTGACCGACGACGAAGTCGCGCGCTTCACCGCGCAGCGCTTCCGTTTCCCCGGCGTGGAAGTGCGCGCGCGCCTGTTCCGCCAATATCCGCTCGGGCCGACGGCCGCGCACGTGATCGGCTACATCGGGCGGATTTCGCAGCGCGATCAGGACCGTATCGACGACGCCAGCGATCAGAACGACAGCGATCCGGATCACTACGATCCGCGCCTCGACGCGAACAACTACAAGGGCACCGACTACATCGGCAAGATCGGCGTCGAGCAGAGCTACGAGACGGAACTGCACGGCCAGACCGGTTTCGAGGAAGTGGAAGTGACCGCCGGCGGCCGGCCGGTGCGCACGCTGTCGCGCACCCAGGCCACGCCGGGCAACAATCTCGTGCTGTCGCTGGACATTGGCTTGCAGCAGGTCGCGGAGCAGGCGTTCGCGGGCCGGCGCGGCGCGCTGGTCGCGATCGAGCCAGCCACCGGCGACGTGCTCGCGTTCGTGTCCGCACCGAGCTTCGATCCGAATTCGTTCGTCGACGGGATCGACCAGCAGACCTGGGACGACCTCAACAACTCGCCGGATCACCCGCTGCTGAACCGTCCGCTGCACGGCACCTATCCGCCGGGCTCCACGTACAAGCCGTTCATGGCGCTCGCCGCGCTGACGCTGCACAAGCGCACGCCGGGCTGGGGCTTCCAGGATCCGGGTTCGTACACCTTCGGCGGCCACACGTTCCGCAACGACGTGCGCTCGGGCCAGGGCTGGGTGGACATGAACCGCGCGATCGTCGTGTCGAACGACACGTATTTCTACATGCTCGCGCACGATCTCGGCGTCAACAACATCGCCAACTTCATGAAGCCGTGGGGCTTCGGACAGATCACCGGCATCGACATTTCGGGCGAAGCGCGCGGCATCCTGCCGTCCACGGAATGGAAGCGCAAGGCGTACCGCAAGCCCGAACAGCAGCGCTGGTACGAAGGCGAAACGATCAGCCTCGGCATCGGCCAGGGCTATAACTCATTCACCATCCTGCAACTCGCGCACGCCACGGCGACGCTCGCGAACAACGGCATCGTGATGAAACCGCACCTCGTGCGCGACATCGAGAATCCGATCACCAAGGACACCCGCGCGGTGGTGCGCGATCCTAGCGACAAGATCGCCGTCAAGCAGTCGGACATCGACATCATCAAGCGCGCGATGGAAGGCGTGGTCACCAACGGCACGGCGTCCAAGCTCTTTATCGGCGCGCAGTACCAGGCCGCCGGCAAGACCGGTACCGCCCAGGTCTACTCGCTGCAAGGCGCGAACTACAAGGGCCATGCGGTCGCCGAGCATCTGCGCGACCACGCGTTGTTCATCGCGTTCGCGCCGGTCGACCAGCCGAAGATCGCGGTCGCGCTGATCGTCGAAAACGGCGGTTGGGGCGCGGAGGCGGCGGGGCCGATCGCGCGCAAGGTGCTCGATTACTACCTCGTCGGCAAGAACAAGCCGGGCGCCGAGGCGGCGGCGGTTGCTGCCGCCGCCTCGGCGACGCAGGATGCGTCCGCGCCGGAAGTCGGCGGGGCGCCCGAGCCGGACGCCGGCGCGCAACCGGTCAAGATCGCCGCGGGCTTTACCGCGTTGCCGATTCCGGGCGCGGCATCGGCGGCGGCGGCTGCCTCGGCAGCGTCCGCTGCTGCGGCGGCCTCGGCGCCGGTGGCGGGCTCGTCCACCGCGCCGGCGGGGGCCGCTACGGGGCCTGCGGGCGCATCGGGCGCCAAAGGCATGAAGACAGCGGGCAAGGCCCGCTCGGCGTCCTCGGTAACGCCGGCTTCCAGCGCCGATGCAGCCGGTACCGATACCGGCACGGCCGCCGCCAAAAATTCGCCGCCGCGCAAACCCAGCACACCCCATAAGCCCCGCCCCGCCAGCGAACCGGCGCCGACCGCGACGGCGCCGTCGCGTGACGACGGCACCGACGCCACGTCGCCGCGCCAGCCGGCGACCGGCGGCATCGACGAATAA
- the mreD gene encoding rod shape-determining protein MreD, which translates to MNRPQYILQPVNPYFIAFSLAAAFLLNLMPWGRLIGVPDFVALVLLFWNVHQPRKVGMGIAFFLGLLMDVHNASLLGEHALAYTLLSYGAITIHRRVLWMSLGVQTFAVMPLLVVAQLVPFVIRLLTGAAFPGWGYLIDGFVEAALWPVASVLLLMPQRRPADPDDTRPI; encoded by the coding sequence ATGAACCGTCCGCAATACATCCTGCAGCCGGTCAATCCGTACTTCATCGCCTTCAGCCTCGCCGCCGCGTTCCTGCTGAACCTGATGCCGTGGGGCCGCCTGATCGGCGTGCCGGACTTCGTCGCGCTCGTGCTGCTGTTCTGGAACGTGCACCAGCCGCGCAAGGTCGGCATGGGCATCGCGTTTTTCCTCGGCTTGCTGATGGACGTGCATAACGCCAGCCTGCTCGGCGAGCACGCGCTGGCGTACACGTTGCTGTCGTACGGCGCGATCACGATTCACCGCCGCGTGCTGTGGATGTCGCTCGGCGTGCAGACTTTTGCGGTGATGCCGCTGCTGGTGGTCGCGCAACTGGTGCCGTTCGTGATCCGTCTGCTGACCGGCGCGGCGTTTCCGGGCTGGGGTTATCTGATCGACGGTTTCGTCGAAGCCGCGCTGTGGCCGGTGGCCAGCGTGTTGTTGCTGATGCCGCAGCGCCGTCCGGCCGATCCGGACGACACCCGGCCGATTTAA
- the mreC gene encoding rod shape-determining protein MreC, which produces MEYSPPPLFKQGPSALARLVFFVVLALALLISDARFKTLEIVRGVLGAGLYPLQRAALVPRDVFMGAADLAVTSATLRSENDKLRTKDLQLSQQANTAAGLAAENAHLRALLQLSQRSTTESLPAEIQYDTRDPFTQKVVIGRGAQQGIQNGSPVVNEDGVIGQVTRVFPLQAEVTLLTDKDQAVPVQIVRTGLRSVIYGTPKGDTLDLRFVPISADVQTGDELVTSGLDGTYPPGLPVAKVVRVDKQADTAFARVICLPVAPVRGARQLLVLHYVNNVPPRPADEPDAATVAKDAKSKKGAKPADGKAAADKSAAPKPGEKAAGDKTAAEKPAAPKAGEKSPAKPSAAEKKPAAEKKPAADRNAKPQATPGAQP; this is translated from the coding sequence ATGGAATACAGTCCGCCGCCCCTGTTCAAGCAAGGCCCTTCCGCCCTCGCCCGACTGGTGTTTTTCGTCGTGCTGGCGCTGGCCCTGCTGATCTCCGATGCACGCTTCAAAACGCTCGAAATCGTTCGCGGCGTGCTCGGCGCGGGTCTTTATCCGTTGCAACGCGCGGCGCTCGTGCCGCGCGACGTCTTCATGGGCGCCGCCGATCTGGCTGTGACCAGCGCCACGTTGCGCAGCGAAAACGACAAGCTTCGCACCAAGGATCTGCAGCTCTCGCAACAGGCCAACACGGCCGCCGGGCTGGCTGCCGAAAACGCTCATCTGCGTGCCTTGCTGCAACTGTCGCAGCGCTCGACCACCGAATCCCTGCCCGCCGAAATCCAGTACGACACGCGCGATCCGTTCACGCAGAAGGTCGTGATTGGCCGCGGCGCGCAACAGGGCATTCAGAACGGCTCGCCGGTCGTCAACGAAGACGGCGTGATCGGTCAGGTCACGCGCGTGTTCCCGCTGCAGGCCGAAGTCACGCTGCTCACCGACAAGGATCAGGCGGTGCCCGTGCAGATCGTGCGGACGGGTTTGCGCAGCGTGATTTACGGCACGCCGAAGGGCGACACGCTCGACCTGCGCTTCGTGCCGATCAGCGCCGACGTGCAGACCGGCGACGAACTCGTCACCAGCGGGCTCGACGGTACGTATCCGCCCGGGTTGCCGGTCGCGAAGGTCGTGCGGGTCGACAAACAGGCGGACACGGCATTCGCGCGCGTGATTTGCCTGCCGGTCGCTCCGGTGCGCGGCGCGCGTCAACTGCTGGTGCTGCACTACGTGAACAACGTGCCGCCGCGCCCCGCCGACGAACCCGACGCCGCGACCGTCGCCAAGGACGCGAAGTCGAAGAAAGGCGCCAAGCCGGCTGACGGCAAGGCCGCGGCCGACAAGTCCGCCGCGCCGAAGCCAGGCGAAAAAGCTGCGGGCGATAAAACCGCCGCGGAAAAACCGGCAGCGCCCAAGGCAGGCGAAAAATCGCCCGCCAAACCCAGCGCCGCGGAGAAGAAACCGGCCGCCGAGAAAAAGCCGGCCGCCGACAGGAACGCGAAGCCGCAAGCCACGCCGGGGGCGCAGCCATGA
- a CDS encoding rod shape-determining protein gives MFGFLRSYFSNDLAIDLGTANTLIYMRGKGIVLDEPSVVSIRQEGGPNGKKTIQAVGKEAKQMLGKVPGNIEAIRPMKDGVIADFTVTEQMIKQFIKTAHESRMFSPSPRIIICVPCGSTQVERRAIKEAAHGAGASQVYLIEEPMAAAIGAGLPVSEATGSMVVDIGGGTTEVGVISLGGIVYKGSVRVGGDKFDEAIVNYIRRNYGMLIGEQTAEAIKKEIGSAFPGSEVKEMEVKGRNLSEGIPRSFTISSNEILEALTDPLNQIVSSVKIALEQTPPELGADIAERGMMLTGGGALLRDLDRLLAEETGLPVLVAEDPLTCVVRGSGMALERMDKLGSIFSYE, from the coding sequence ATGTTCGGTTTTTTGCGCAGCTACTTCTCCAACGATCTGGCGATTGACCTCGGCACCGCCAACACGCTCATCTACATGCGTGGCAAGGGCATCGTTCTAGACGAACCGTCGGTGGTATCGATCCGCCAGGAAGGCGGTCCCAACGGCAAGAAAACCATTCAGGCAGTCGGTAAGGAAGCCAAGCAGATGCTCGGCAAGGTGCCGGGCAACATCGAGGCGATCCGCCCGATGAAAGACGGCGTGATCGCCGACTTCACGGTCACCGAGCAGATGATCAAGCAGTTCATCAAGACCGCTCACGAATCGCGCATGTTCTCGCCGTCGCCGCGCATCATCATCTGCGTGCCGTGCGGTTCGACCCAGGTCGAGCGTCGCGCGATCAAGGAAGCGGCGCACGGCGCCGGCGCCTCGCAGGTGTACCTGATCGAAGAACCCATGGCGGCCGCCATCGGCGCCGGTCTGCCGGTGTCGGAAGCAACCGGCTCCATGGTGGTGGACATCGGCGGCGGCACGACCGAAGTCGGCGTGATCTCGCTGGGCGGCATCGTCTATAAAGGCTCGGTGCGCGTCGGCGGCGACAAGTTCGACGAAGCCATCGTCAACTACATCCGCCGCAACTACGGCATGCTGATCGGCGAGCAAACCGCCGAAGCCATCAAGAAGGAAATCGGCTCCGCCTTCCCGGGTTCCGAAGTCAAGGAAATGGAAGTGAAGGGCCGCAATCTGTCGGAAGGCATTCCGCGCAGCTTCACCATCTCCAGCAACGAAATCCTCGAAGCCCTCACCGATCCGCTGAACCAGATCGTGTCGTCGGTCAAGATCGCGCTGGAACAGACGCCGCCGGAACTGGGCGCGGACATCGCCGAACGCGGCATGATGCTCACGGGCGGCGGCGCACTGCTGCGCGACCTCGACCGCCTGCTCGCCGAGGAAACCGGCCTGCCGGTGCTCGTCGCCGAAGACCCGCTGACCTGCGTTGTGCGCGGCTCGGGCATGGCGCTCGAACGCATGGACAAGCTGGGCAGCATCTTCTCGTACGAGTAA
- the gatC gene encoding Asp-tRNA(Asn)/Glu-tRNA(Gln) amidotransferase subunit GatC, with the protein MALTLTDVKRIAHLARLELADADAEHTLVQLNDFFGLVEQMQAVDTTGIAPLAHPIEQIEDVALRLRNDAVSETIEREAFQRPAPAVQDGLYLVPKVIE; encoded by the coding sequence ATGGCTCTGACCCTGACCGATGTTAAGCGCATCGCGCATCTTGCGCGGCTCGAACTGGCTGATGCCGACGCCGAGCACACGCTCGTCCAGCTCAATGATTTCTTCGGCCTCGTCGAGCAGATGCAGGCGGTCGATACCACCGGCATCGCGCCGCTTGCCCATCCGATCGAACAGATCGAAGACGTCGCGCTGCGTCTGCGTAACGACGCGGTGAGCGAGACGATCGAACGCGAAGCGTTCCAGCGCCCCGCGCCCGCCGTGCAGGATGGCCTGTACCTCGTGCCCAAGGTGATCGAGTAA
- the gatA gene encoding Asp-tRNA(Asn)/Glu-tRNA(Gln) amidotransferase subunit GatA encodes MHEKSLTELRAALAAKEYSAVELAQHYLKRIDAANGLNAFIQVDPELTLAQAKAADALLHTGHAGPLVGLPIAHKDVFVTKGWRSTAGSKMLANYESPFDATVVARLQHAGMVCVGKTNMDEFAMGSSNENSHFGPVQNPWDVKAVPGGSSGGSAAAVAARLAPAATGTDTGGSIRQPASFSGITGIKPTYGRVSRYGMIAFASSLDQGGPMARSAADCATLLNAMAGFDERDSTSLAREDEDYTRYLGQPWQADNASKPLAGLRIGLPKEYFGAGLADDVRASIDAALKQYEALGATLVEVSLPKTELSIPVYYVIAPAEASSNLSRFDGVRFGHRAAEYRDLLDMYKKSRAEGFGPEVKRRILVGAYVLSHGYYDAYYLQAQKIRRIIAQDFQEAFKQCDVIMGPVAPSVAWDLGAKGDDPVQMYLADIYTLSVSLAGLPGMSVPCGFGVGANAQRPVGLQIIGNYFNEARMLQVADAFQRATDWHRQAPAGV; translated from the coding sequence ATGCATGAAAAAAGTCTGACCGAACTGCGCGCCGCGCTGGCGGCCAAGGAATACTCCGCAGTCGAACTGGCGCAGCACTATCTGAAGCGGATCGACGCGGCCAACGGCCTGAACGCGTTCATCCAGGTCGATCCCGAACTGACGCTCGCCCAGGCGAAAGCTGCCGACGCGCTGCTGCACACCGGCCACGCCGGTCCGCTGGTCGGCCTGCCGATCGCGCACAAAGACGTGTTCGTCACCAAGGGCTGGCGTTCCACCGCCGGCTCGAAGATGCTGGCGAACTACGAAAGCCCGTTCGACGCGACCGTCGTCGCGCGTCTGCAGCACGCCGGCATGGTGTGCGTCGGCAAAACCAATATGGACGAGTTCGCGATGGGCTCGTCCAACGAGAATTCGCATTTCGGTCCGGTGCAGAATCCGTGGGACGTCAAGGCCGTGCCGGGCGGTTCGTCGGGCGGCTCGGCGGCGGCCGTGGCCGCGCGTCTCGCGCCCGCCGCGACCGGTACCGACACTGGTGGCTCGATCCGTCAGCCCGCGTCGTTCTCCGGCATCACCGGCATCAAGCCGACGTACGGCCGCGTGTCGCGTTACGGAATGATCGCGTTCGCGTCGTCGCTCGATCAGGGCGGCCCGATGGCGCGCAGCGCCGCCGATTGCGCCACGCTGCTCAACGCCATGGCCGGCTTCGACGAACGCGATTCGACCAGCCTCGCGCGCGAAGACGAAGACTACACGCGCTATCTCGGCCAGCCCTGGCAGGCGGATAACGCGAGCAAGCCGCTCGCCGGTCTGCGCATCGGTCTGCCGAAGGAATATTTCGGCGCCGGTCTCGCCGACGACGTGCGCGCTTCGATCGACGCCGCGCTCAAACAGTACGAAGCGCTCGGCGCCACGCTGGTCGAGGTATCGCTGCCGAAAACCGAGCTGTCGATTCCGGTGTACTACGTGATCGCGCCGGCCGAAGCCTCGTCGAACCTGTCGCGTTTCGACGGCGTGCGCTTCGGCCATCGCGCCGCGGAGTATCGCGATCTGCTCGACATGTACAAGAAGTCGCGCGCCGAGGGGTTCGGCCCGGAAGTGAAGCGCCGCATTCTGGTCGGCGCATACGTGCTGTCGCACGGCTACTACGACGCGTATTACCTGCAGGCGCAGAAGATCCGCCGCATCATCGCGCAGGACTTCCAGGAAGCGTTCAAGCAGTGCGACGTGATCATGGGTCCGGTCGCGCCGTCGGTGGCGTGGGATCTCGGCGCGAAGGGCGACGATCCGGTGCAGATGTATCTGGCCGACATCTACACGCTGTCGGTGAGCCTCGCCGGTCTGCCGGGCATGAGCGTGCCGTGCGGTTTCGGCGTGGGCGCGAATGCGCAGCGCCCGGTGGGTTTGCAGATCATCGGCAACTATTTCAATGAAGCCCGGATGCTGCAGGTGGCCGACGCGTTCCAGCGTGCGACCGACTGGCACCGTCAGGCACCGGCTGGAGTGTGA